Proteins from one Anopheles nili chromosome 2, idAnoNiliSN_F5_01, whole genome shotgun sequence genomic window:
- the LOC128720969 gene encoding mite allergen Der f 7-like — translation MRILSLAALGLVCIVAFVGAIGTEVKDETQRNTALSANMNNYIDVVMIQVGPWMNTHLVPMALPDVVEGFEHRPILITYHGELALTNGVFHTIHSVGRNGNAMMHYDRQLLRVSLGANIRQLGFTYDYSAHIMDLGPTGFVDVDVATMTFNIELIIDMTDFYIWMQDFRLTNMGNLSIRFRGNALVDWLANIFVSVVTSVFRNTITNVVSNGVHDFLQATIDDMNSRLRGRAITEQEAAVLIENLKKMLTH, via the exons ATGCGTATCCTTTCGCTAGCTGCCCTGGGGTTGGTGTGCATCGTCGCATTTGTCGGTGCCATCGGAACGGAGGTTAAGGATGAGAC CCAACGCAACACCGCCTTGTCGGCCAACATGAACAACTACATCGATGTGGTAATGATCCAGGTTGGTCCGTGGATGAACACGCACCTGGTTCCCATGGCACTGCCCGATGTGGTAGAGGGCTTCGAGCAC CGCCCGATCCTGATTACCTACCACGGTGAGCTGGCCCTGACGAACGGAGTTTTCCACACGATCCACAGCGTGGGTCGCAATGGTAACGCGATGATGCACTACGACCGTCAGTTGCTGCGCGTTTCGCTTGGAGCCAACATCCGTCAGCTGGGC TTCACCTACGACTATTCCGCCCACATTATGGACCTCGGACCGACCGGTTTCGTCGACGTCGACGTCGCTACGATGACGTTCAACATCGAGCTCATCATCGACATGACGGATTTCTACATCTGGATGCAGGACTTCCGCCTCACCAACATGGG CAACTTAAGCATTCGTTTCCGTGGTAATGCCCTGGTGGACTGGCTGGCTAACATTTTCGTGAGCGTCGTTACGTCCGTTTTCCGCAACACGATCACCAACGTGGTGTCAAACGGAGTGCACGACTTCCTTCAGGCCACCATCGACGACATGAACTCGCGACTGCGTGGACGCGCTATTACCGAGCAGGAAGCAGCTGTGCTGATTGAAAATCTGAAGAAAATGCTCACTCACTAG